Proteins from a single region of Desulfolutivibrio sulfoxidireducens:
- a CDS encoding sodium:solute symporter family protein, with protein sequence MSIMTWTYIIVGLSFSLYLGIAWMSRVKDTKGFYVAGGNIPALANGMATGADWMSAASFISMSGIISFLGYAGCMYLMGWTGGYVLLALLLAPYLRKFGKFTVPDFVGDRYYSKTARVVALVCAIFVSLTYVAGQMRGVGIVFSRFLEVDVNTGVYIGMAIVFFYAALGGMKGITWTQVAQYGVLILAFLVPAIAISLKITGNPIPQLGLGGAIIEGKDAGQFLLTALDKIGTDLGFAAYTTGFSGPGAKSMLDVLAITMCLMVGTAGLPHVIVRFYTVPSVRAARISAFYALLFISILYTTAPAVAAFARYNMIDSLNGVAYAQAPSWYRNWQKTGLLAWVDKNNDGIIQYRYGAAFEGKLAFTGQTGHYGQPLIKNAPTANANELYVDNDIMVLANPEIANLPAWVVALVAAGGLAAALSTASGLLLVISSSISHDLYFRIINPQASEKTQLLLGRIMIGVAVCVAGYFGVNPPGFVAQVVALAFGLASSSFFPIIVLGIFWRRTSREGAIAGMIAGMGFTLLYIVQTKFLGVAPWFLGISPEGIGTVGMVLNFIVTVAVTMMTPAPPAHIQELVEHVRIPRGAGVAAAAH encoded by the coding sequence ATGTCGATCATGACCTGGACCTATATCATCGTGGGATTGTCCTTCTCCCTGTACCTGGGCATCGCCTGGATGAGCCGGGTGAAGGACACCAAGGGCTTCTACGTGGCCGGCGGCAACATCCCGGCCCTGGCCAACGGCATGGCCACCGGCGCGGACTGGATGAGCGCGGCCTCGTTCATCTCCATGTCCGGCATCATCTCGTTTCTGGGCTACGCCGGGTGCATGTACCTCATGGGCTGGACCGGCGGCTACGTGCTTCTGGCCCTGCTTCTGGCCCCGTACCTGCGCAAGTTCGGCAAGTTCACGGTCCCGGATTTCGTCGGCGACCGCTACTATTCCAAGACCGCCCGGGTGGTGGCGCTCGTCTGCGCCATCTTCGTCTCCCTGACCTACGTGGCCGGCCAGATGCGCGGCGTGGGCATCGTGTTCTCCCGGTTTCTGGAAGTGGACGTCAATACCGGCGTGTACATCGGCATGGCCATCGTGTTCTTCTACGCCGCGCTTGGCGGCATGAAGGGCATCACCTGGACCCAGGTGGCCCAGTACGGGGTGCTCATCCTGGCCTTCCTGGTCCCGGCCATCGCCATTTCGCTCAAAATCACCGGCAATCCCATTCCCCAACTGGGCCTCGGCGGCGCCATCATCGAGGGCAAGGACGCCGGACAGTTCCTGCTGACCGCCCTGGACAAGATCGGCACGGACCTGGGGTTCGCGGCCTACACCACGGGATTTTCCGGCCCCGGGGCCAAGTCCATGCTCGACGTCCTGGCCATCACCATGTGCCTGATGGTCGGCACGGCCGGCCTGCCCCACGTGATCGTGCGCTTCTACACCGTGCCGAGCGTGCGCGCGGCCCGCATCTCGGCCTTCTACGCCCTGCTTTTCATCTCCATCCTGTACACCACGGCCCCGGCCGTGGCCGCCTTCGCCCGCTACAACATGATCGATTCGTTAAACGGCGTGGCCTATGCCCAGGCCCCCTCCTGGTACCGGAACTGGCAAAAGACCGGACTTTTGGCCTGGGTGGACAAAAATAACGACGGCATCATCCAGTACCGCTACGGCGCGGCCTTCGAGGGCAAGCTGGCCTTCACCGGACAGACCGGCCACTACGGGCAGCCGCTGATCAAGAACGCGCCCACGGCCAACGCCAACGAACTCTACGTGGACAACGACATCATGGTCCTGGCCAACCCCGAAATCGCCAATCTCCCGGCCTGGGTCGTGGCCCTGGTGGCCGCCGGCGGTCTGGCCGCGGCCCTGTCCACGGCCTCGGGACTGCTTCTGGTCATCTCCTCGAGCATCTCCCATGACCTCTACTTCCGGATCATCAATCCCCAGGCCTCGGAGAAAACACAGCTTCTCCTGGGCCGGATCATGATCGGCGTGGCCGTGTGCGTGGCCGGGTACTTCGGCGTCAATCCGCCGGGGTTCGTGGCCCAGGTGGTGGCCCTGGCCTTCGGCCTGGCCTCGTCGTCCTTTTTCCCGATCATCGTGCTGGGCATCTTCTGGAGGCGGACATCCCGGGAAGGGGCCATCGCCGGGATGATCGCGGGCATGGGGTTCACCCTGCTCTACATCGTCCAGACCAAGTTTCTGGGCGTGGCCCCCTGGTTCCTGGGCATAAGCCCCGAGGGCATCGGCACTGTGGGCATGGTCCTCAATTTCATCGTCACCGTGGCGGTGACCATGATGACCCCGGCCCCGCCGGCGCACATCCAGGAACTGGTCGAACACGTGCGCATCCCCCGGGGAGCCGGCGTGGCCGCGGCGGCCCACTAA
- a CDS encoding DUF4212 domain-containing protein encodes METTGQHLHGPAGGNGTKAEIDAKMRRYWQRNLRYMVALLGIWFVAGYVLSIFFVNQLNAVHIAGFPLGFWFAQQGSMYVFVLLILAYFLLMDRLDRQFDVHE; translated from the coding sequence ATGGAAACCACGGGACAACACCTTCACGGCCCGGCGGGCGGCAACGGGACCAAGGCCGAGATCGACGCCAAGATGCGGCGCTACTGGCAGCGCAACCTGCGCTACATGGTGGCGCTCCTGGGCATCTGGTTCGTAGCCGGATACGTGCTGAGCATTTTTTTCGTCAATCAGCTCAACGCCGTCCACATCGCCGGCTTCCCCCTGGGCTTCTGGTTCGCCCAGCAGGGGTCCATGTACGTCTTCGTCCTGCTGATCCTGGCCTATTTTCTCCTGATGGACAGGCTGGACAGGCAGTTCGACGTCCACGAATAA
- a CDS encoding cyclic nucleotide-binding domain-containing protein, protein MELADLVRKIPALRTLDDQDIARLLDASEILRFANGETIIRENQSDRHLYFIIDGQVSVLKENVKLCELRRMGDFFGEISVIDSKCRSATVTAKRDCLCLRLDLEAVDIEDAQGQSHILAVIYRAFAEVLADRLRRMNDELLYLRREVTRLHGRLRHDK, encoded by the coding sequence ATGGAACTGGCCGATCTCGTGCGGAAGATTCCGGCCTTACGGACCCTGGACGACCAGGATATCGCCAGGCTCCTGGACGCCTCGGAAATCCTGCGGTTCGCCAACGGCGAGACCATCATCCGGGAAAACCAGAGTGACCGGCATTTGTATTTTATCATCGACGGCCAGGTCAGCGTGCTCAAGGAGAACGTGAAGTTGTGCGAACTGCGGCGCATGGGCGATTTTTTCGGGGAGATCAGCGTCATCGACAGCAAATGCCGCAGCGCCACGGTGACCGCCAAGAGGGATTGCCTGTGCCTGCGCCTGGACCTGGAGGCCGTGGACATCGAGGACGCGCAAGGGCAAAGCCATATCCTGGCCGTGATCTACCGGGCCTTCGCCGAGGTTTTGGCCGACCGCCTGCGGCGTATGAACGACGAACTTCTCTACCTGCGCCGGGAGGTCACCCGGCTTCACGGCCGCCTGCGGCACGACAAATAG
- a CDS encoding methyltransferase domain-containing protein: MPPTSPGRAAMASSDSLAGDFRGVDRARDPGRFVACLQLLAAIPFFRDYKKDSIQALGLAPGDTVLEVGCGLGRDLADMAERVGNAGLAVGLDASLVMLDRAGKAGAAGEKPGSGPVLIAGDAHLLPFADAAFSACRVDRTLQHAADPFRVLAEMARVTRPGGRVVAVEPDWGTFVLDSDSPQAARIVAGTWRDRFPSGTVGRFLARGLAEAGLAAVTVVPRTFVLRDFQTAEAIYDIEKTVAEAVGQGRLTAGQGREFLEEQRTADSRGYFFSSLTFFQARGVKPGVRDVGATLDPSAPRPHPEAGEVSGPLDGP, encoded by the coding sequence ATGCCTCCGACATCCCCTGGCCGCGCCGCCATGGCCTCCTCCGATTCCCTGGCCGGGGACTTTCGCGGCGTGGATAGAGCCCGCGACCCCGGCCGCTTCGTGGCCTGCCTGCAGCTTCTGGCCGCCATCCCCTTTTTTCGCGACTATAAAAAAGACTCCATACAGGCCCTTGGGCTGGCCCCGGGGGACACGGTCCTCGAGGTCGGCTGCGGCCTGGGGCGCGATCTGGCGGATATGGCCGAACGGGTGGGGAACGCGGGTCTGGCCGTGGGCCTGGACGCCAGCCTGGTCATGCTCGATCGGGCCGGAAAAGCCGGCGCGGCTGGCGAAAAACCCGGTTCCGGGCCGGTGCTGATCGCGGGCGACGCGCACCTTCTGCCCTTTGCCGACGCCGCGTTTTCCGCCTGCCGGGTGGACCGCACCCTGCAGCACGCCGCCGATCCCTTTCGGGTCCTGGCCGAGATGGCCCGGGTGACCCGGCCCGGCGGGCGCGTGGTGGCCGTGGAGCCGGACTGGGGGACCTTCGTCTTGGACTCGGATTCGCCGCAAGCGGCCCGGATCGTGGCCGGGACCTGGCGCGACCGCTTCCCGAGCGGGACCGTGGGCCGCTTTTTGGCCCGGGGCCTGGCCGAGGCCGGCCTTGCGGCGGTGACGGTCGTGCCCAGGACCTTCGTGTTGCGGGATTTCCAAACGGCCGAGGCCATCTACGACATCGAGAAGACCGTGGCCGAGGCCGTGGGCCAGGGTCGCCTGACTGCGGGGCAGGGCCGGGAGTTTCTTGAGGAACAGCGCACGGCCGACAGCCGGGGATATTTTTTCTCCAGCCTGACCTTTTTTCAGGCCCGGGGCGTCAAGCCCGGGGTCCGGGACGTCGGCGCAACCCTCGACCCGTCCGCGCCGCGTCCGCATCCGGAGGCAGGCGAGGTGTCGGGCCCGTTGGACGGCCCCTGA
- a CDS encoding penicillin-binding protein 1A yields MKKLLMVFLLLAFLGAVAGVAAAVGLYFWASEDLPGFRKITDYRPPLVTTVYARDNQVLGYLYSEKRFLVTLSEMPEFLPKAFLASEDAAFYQHEGVDLGAIFRAMIRNLQAGGIKQGGSTITQQIIKRLLLSSEKSYQRKLKEAILAYRLEKYLTKDEILTIYLNQIYLGSRAYGVEAAARTYFGVHVKDLTVAQAALLAGLPQAPTRYSPFRDFESAKARQKYVLGRMLVQGWITQEVHDKALAEPLVFKSMPDPSWQIAPYYLEEVRRQLIERYGEDMVYSGGLHVYTAVDLRHQELASKALREGLTASEKRRGFKPQLEHVDKGKYEEFLAASDMPERALAPGAWVKVLVTEVTPAGVTVRFGDKTGYIATESMSWAKGRLSPGDALWTTVAAGPGEAPATPDPKAAPPAKPGSAKSAQTPVPTPAPTPAQLAAKAQEPASPGQKARSRPVWRLNAQFEPQIEGAMVSMDPRSGEVLACVGGFSFERSQFNRATQALRQPGSSFKPIVYSVAMDNGLTPATVVMDSPFYYRDPWSGKVWSPGNYGGDFMGPMSIRSALAKSRNLVTIRVAQQVGMKKVVERAQALGLRGDFVPYLPVSLGAVAVNLLDMCQAYSAFARDGSTVKPRFILTVKSAWGEDVYDSQPEATVVMTPQTAYIMASMLKEVVRAGTATAAKVFGRPMAGKTGTTNDFQDAWFMGFTPYLLTGVYIGYDQPRSMGNGETGGRAALPIWIAYRQGVENDYPVEDFQRPPGIVMADVDGIPMPFKEGTERGSFAIVDEETERVLFADPNAPLARGEDLLKQMF; encoded by the coding sequence GTGAAAAAACTGCTTATGGTGTTTCTCCTTCTGGCCTTTCTTGGCGCGGTGGCCGGGGTGGCCGCCGCTGTGGGCCTGTATTTCTGGGCCTCCGAGGATCTGCCGGGATTCCGCAAGATCACCGACTACCGGCCGCCCCTGGTGACCACGGTCTATGCCCGGGACAACCAGGTCCTGGGCTACCTCTATTCGGAAAAACGTTTCCTGGTCACCCTCTCGGAGATGCCCGAGTTTTTGCCCAAGGCCTTTCTGGCCTCCGAGGACGCCGCCTTCTATCAGCACGAGGGCGTGGACCTGGGGGCCATCTTCCGGGCCATGATCCGCAACCTCCAGGCCGGGGGCATCAAGCAGGGCGGCAGCACCATCACCCAGCAGATCATCAAGCGCCTGCTTCTGTCCTCGGAAAAAAGCTACCAACGCAAGCTCAAAGAGGCCATTTTGGCCTACCGCCTGGAAAAGTACCTGACCAAGGACGAGATCCTGACCATCTACTTGAACCAGATCTATCTGGGCTCCCGGGCCTACGGCGTGGAGGCCGCGGCCCGCACCTATTTCGGGGTCCACGTCAAGGACCTCACCGTGGCCCAGGCCGCGCTTTTGGCCGGACTGCCCCAGGCCCCCACCCGCTATAGCCCCTTCCGCGATTTCGAGTCGGCCAAGGCCCGCCAGAAATACGTGCTGGGGCGCATGCTGGTGCAGGGCTGGATCACCCAGGAGGTGCACGACAAGGCCCTGGCCGAACCCCTGGTGTTCAAGAGCATGCCCGATCCCTCCTGGCAGATCGCCCCGTATTACCTCGAAGAGGTCCGCCGCCAGCTCATCGAACGCTACGGCGAGGACATGGTCTATTCCGGCGGCCTGCACGTCTATACCGCCGTGGACCTGCGGCACCAGGAACTGGCCTCCAAGGCCCTGCGCGAGGGGCTTACGGCCTCGGAAAAGCGGCGCGGCTTCAAGCCCCAGCTCGAACATGTGGACAAAGGCAAGTACGAGGAGTTCCTGGCGGCCAGCGACATGCCCGAACGGGCCCTGGCCCCCGGGGCCTGGGTCAAGGTCCTGGTGACCGAGGTCACCCCGGCCGGGGTTACGGTGCGCTTCGGGGACAAGACCGGATACATCGCCACGGAAAGCATGAGTTGGGCCAAGGGCCGCCTGTCCCCGGGCGATGCCCTGTGGACCACGGTCGCGGCCGGCCCCGGCGAGGCCCCGGCGACACCGGACCCCAAGGCCGCCCCGCCGGCCAAGCCCGGCTCGGCCAAGTCCGCTCAAACGCCCGTCCCGACGCCCGCCCCGACGCCCGCGCAGTTGGCCGCGAAGGCCCAGGAGCCGGCCAGCCCCGGGCAAAAGGCCAGAAGCAGGCCCGTATGGCGCTTAAACGCCCAGTTCGAACCCCAGATCGAGGGGGCCATGGTGTCCATGGACCCGCGCTCGGGTGAGGTTCTGGCCTGCGTGGGCGGCTTTTCCTTCGAGCGCAGCCAGTTCAATCGGGCCACCCAGGCCCTGCGCCAGCCTGGATCGTCGTTCAAGCCCATCGTCTATTCCGTGGCCATGGACAACGGCCTGACCCCGGCCACCGTGGTCATGGACTCGCCCTTTTATTACCGCGATCCCTGGAGCGGCAAGGTCTGGAGCCCGGGCAACTACGGCGGCGACTTCATGGGGCCCATGTCCATCCGCTCGGCCCTGGCCAAGTCCCGCAATCTGGTGACCATCCGGGTGGCCCAGCAGGTCGGCATGAAAAAGGTCGTGGAGCGGGCCCAGGCCCTGGGACTTCGCGGCGATTTCGTGCCCTACCTGCCGGTCAGCCTGGGGGCCGTGGCCGTCAACCTCCTGGACATGTGCCAGGCCTATTCCGCCTTCGCCCGGGACGGCTCGACCGTCAAGCCCCGGTTCATCCTGACCGTCAAAAGCGCCTGGGGCGAGGACGTCTACGATTCCCAGCCCGAGGCCACTGTGGTCATGACCCCCCAGACGGCCTACATCATGGCCTCCATGCTCAAGGAGGTGGTCCGGGCCGGCACGGCCACGGCGGCCAAGGTCTTCGGCCGGCCCATGGCCGGCAAGACCGGCACCACCAACGACTTCCAGGACGCCTGGTTCATGGGCTTCACCCCGTACCTTCTGACAGGGGTGTACATCGGCTACGACCAGCCCCGGTCCATGGGCAACGGCGAGACCGGCGGCCGGGCGGCCCTGCCCATCTGGATCGCCTACCGCCAGGGCGTGGAGAACGACTATCCGGTGGAGGATTTCCAGCGCCCACCGGGCATCGTCATGGCCGATGTGGACGGCATCCCCATGCCGTTTAAGGAAGGCACGGAGCGCGGCTCCTTCGCCATCGTGGACGAGGAGACCGAGCGGGTGCTGTTCGCCGACCCCAACGCCCCCCTGGCCCGGGGCGAGGATCTGCTCAAGCAGATGTTCTGA
- a CDS encoding YkgJ family cysteine cluster protein, protein MADLLTDTSKDPEGRAAFVCVRCAALGPTCCEIAPGQEECCFPVSELERQRISDHLVLTRGGFVEEKNSRAFAANLHRLFPRERRVVDALFPMGGTHLRLSTDARGRCQFLSGAGCVLPNEVRPYYCRLFPFWVVAGRLTVFTSGACLAHREGRTISGMLVSLETRAPSLLDLHRRLRLAWGLPPEEGMAFVTPALARFNT, encoded by the coding sequence GTGGCGGACCTTTTGACGGACACAAGCAAAGACCCCGAGGGGCGGGCGGCCTTCGTCTGCGTCCGGTGCGCGGCCCTGGGACCGACCTGCTGTGAGATCGCGCCAGGCCAGGAGGAGTGCTGCTTTCCGGTCTCGGAACTGGAACGCCAACGCATAAGCGACCACCTGGTCCTGACCCGGGGCGGGTTCGTGGAGGAGAAAAACTCCCGGGCCTTCGCGGCCAACCTGCATCGCCTCTTCCCCCGGGAACGCCGGGTGGTGGACGCGCTTTTTCCCATGGGAGGGACGCACCTGCGCCTGTCCACGGACGCCCGGGGACGCTGCCAGTTTTTGTCGGGAGCGGGGTGCGTCTTGCCAAACGAGGTTCGGCCGTATTACTGTCGCCTCTTTCCGTTCTGGGTCGTGGCCGGGAGGCTGACGGTCTTCACCTCGGGCGCCTGCCTGGCCCACCGGGAGGGCCGGACGATTTCGGGCATGCTCGTCAGCCTGGAAACCCGGGCGCCATCCCTGCTCGACCTGCACCGCCGGTTGCGACTGGCCTGGGGGCTTCCTCCCGAGGAGGGCATGGCCTTCGTCACTCCCGCCCTAGCGAGATTCAATACGTGA
- a CDS encoding peroxiredoxin, producing MDQPTVAAAFLPSPPRIGEPAPAFEVETTQGTLRLDDYAGSWLVFFSHPADFTPVCTTEFLAFANLSPAFKENGCELLALSTDSVYAHIAWVRAIEATFGARITFPIVADASGEVARAYGMLMPRESATEAVRAVFVIDDRQVVRAVLYYPMTTGRSVEEILRLVRALRTTDRHGVATPAGWLPGDKVIVSPPRTVEMAEERVKAGDPDCRDWYFHLKSPG from the coding sequence ATGGACCAGCCGACCGTTGCCGCCGCCTTCCTTCCAAGCCCGCCCCGCATCGGGGAACCGGCCCCGGCCTTCGAGGTCGAGACCACCCAGGGAACCCTGCGCCTGGACGACTATGCCGGCAGCTGGCTGGTTTTTTTTTCCCATCCGGCGGACTTCACCCCGGTGTGCACCACGGAATTTCTGGCCTTCGCCAACCTTTCTCCCGCGTTCAAGGAAAACGGCTGCGAACTGCTGGCCCTGTCCACGGACTCGGTCTACGCCCACATCGCCTGGGTCCGGGCCATCGAGGCCACCTTCGGGGCCAGGATCACCTTTCCCATCGTGGCCGACGCCTCGGGCGAGGTGGCCCGGGCCTACGGCATGCTCATGCCCCGGGAGTCGGCCACCGAGGCCGTGCGCGCCGTCTTCGTCATCGACGACCGCCAGGTCGTGCGGGCCGTTTTGTACTATCCCATGACCACCGGCCGGAGCGTGGAGGAAATCCTGCGCCTGGTGCGGGCCCTTCGGACCACGGACAGGCACGGTGTGGCCACGCCCGCCGGATGGCTGCCCGGGGACAAGGTCATCGTGTCCCCGCCGCGCACCGTGGAGATGGCCGAGGAACGCGTCAAGGCCGGGGATCCCGACTGCCGGGACTGGTATTTTCATCTCAAAAGTCCGGGATAG
- a CDS encoding DUF4160 domain-containing protein has protein sequence MPTVLRDGPYRLYFFSHEPSEPAHVHVDCGDFSAKFWLVPVSLARNYGFSPRELKRLHELVETHKTLLMEAWHGHFGAGGG, from the coding sequence ATGCCCACGGTCTTGCGCGATGGTCCGTATCGGTTGTATTTCTTCAGCCACGAGCCCAGCGAACCCGCGCATGTGCATGTGGACTGTGGCGATTTTTCGGCGAAATTCTGGCTGGTTCCCGTAAGCCTCGCCAGAAACTACGGATTTTCGCCTCGGGAACTCAAAAGGCTTCACGAGCTCGTGGAGACCCACAAGACGCTTCTCATGGAGGCCTGGCATGGGCATTTTGGCGCCGGCGGCGGATGA
- a CDS encoding DUF2442 domain-containing protein translates to MGILAPAADERVKGVRLTTDSLVVDLMDGRTISVPLAWYPRLLNAAETARSRFEICGGGYGIHWPDIDEDLSTEGLLRGAPAPLSRPRGTSL, encoded by the coding sequence ATGGGCATTTTGGCGCCGGCGGCGGATGAACGGGTCAAGGGTGTGCGCCTGACCACGGACAGCCTGGTGGTGGACCTCATGGACGGCCGGACCATCTCCGTGCCTCTGGCCTGGTATCCCCGGCTGCTCAACGCCGCAGAGACAGCCCGCTCCCGTTTCGAGATCTGCGGCGGCGGCTACGGCATCCACTGGCCGGACATCGACGAGGACCTCAGCACCGAGGGGCTTTTGCGCGGCGCGCCAGCCCCCCTCTCGCGCCCCCGAGGGACGTCTCTTTGA
- the glnD gene encoding [protein-PII] uridylyltransferase has translation MPIPAHPPQSARAFAASREALFADLDAGRVGAGCVVALSDLADRYFGERLAEYGGRGGKGFSLVAVGGYGRRELCPFSDIDVLVVFSGEPPEWAGELARFLFFPLWDLGVELGHGVRGLDLCVELARSDHQVLASFLDARHLVGDARVFGTLCERLAVEVYPERRADFASWLDAANVRRGEVHGDAGALLEPQLKEGLGGLRDAHQIVWLSRLAALAGGGGALGAGVGPDLFRDSEFLLLVRSHLHRLTGRKTDKLPFDIQERIAARLGFADREGALGVEVFLAELLRRMSAVKNLRQALWPGLALALGAISDRPPEPVGDGIARGPGGLDFAPGLSDGQAFDRLFPLFGTAVRTESAISFSAIRRIGGLAEAHGGRLQSDGAALSSLVGILAADASGQTAEAVFESGVLAAMLPEFGRVAHLVKFDLYHVHPVGRHSLEVVRRLAEAGADPENRYHELFRGVLHPDRLILGALFHDIGKGLGGGHAEKGADIARQALERFGVDDATRDEVAFLVREHLSLADTAWRRDLADRDVIASCAARAGALDRLNMLMLLTYADARATGPSAWTDWKEGLVWELFRKAARMLGQGDLFDEHDAGRMLRARDKVRAGAVGIMSGAEIEACLDAMPPRYLIALSVPDILRHLSLVVRLRQEARDYARRMPRARLLCSGGPAVLSARPSPGGAGHEVTVAAGESPGLFAVLAGVLALHDLNILSADVFLWADGTSVYVFRVSDPPDALYAEELWTRVGGAVRYALLGKLSLEYRLARKRESILSCRPGRGTRSGGGPGAASVRVENEASALYTLIEVAARDRIGLLYDIAHAMAELRLEVHLAKADTMGDVVRDVFYVRGADGKKIEDPEQVREIRAALLHRLLC, from the coding sequence ATGCCCATTCCCGCCCATCCGCCCCAGAGCGCCAGGGCGTTTGCCGCCTCCCGGGAGGCCCTTTTCGCCGATCTCGACGCGGGACGGGTGGGGGCCGGGTGCGTCGTGGCCCTGTCCGATCTGGCCGACCGCTATTTCGGAGAACGCCTGGCCGAGTATGGGGGCAGGGGGGGCAAGGGCTTCTCCCTGGTGGCCGTGGGTGGGTACGGACGGCGGGAGCTGTGCCCTTTTTCGGACATCGACGTGCTGGTGGTTTTTTCCGGCGAGCCGCCGGAGTGGGCCGGGGAGTTGGCCCGGTTCCTGTTTTTCCCGCTGTGGGATCTGGGCGTGGAACTGGGGCACGGGGTGCGCGGCCTGGACCTCTGCGTGGAGCTGGCCCGAAGCGACCATCAGGTGCTGGCCTCGTTTCTGGATGCCCGGCATCTGGTGGGGGACGCGAGGGTGTTCGGGACCCTGTGCGAACGGCTGGCGGTCGAGGTCTATCCCGAAAGGCGGGCCGATTTCGCGTCCTGGCTGGATGCGGCCAACGTCCGGCGCGGGGAGGTCCACGGCGACGCCGGGGCCCTGCTCGAACCCCAGCTCAAGGAGGGCCTGGGCGGGCTTCGCGACGCGCATCAGATTGTATGGTTGTCCCGGTTGGCGGCCCTGGCCGGTGGCGGCGGGGCGCTGGGGGCCGGCGTGGGGCCGGACCTTTTCCGGGATTCGGAGTTCCTGCTCCTGGTGCGTTCCCATCTGCATCGGCTGACCGGCCGCAAGACCGACAAGCTGCCCTTCGATATCCAGGAGCGCATCGCCGCCCGGCTGGGCTTTGCCGACCGGGAGGGGGCGCTTGGCGTGGAGGTCTTTCTGGCCGAGCTTTTGCGGCGCATGTCCGCCGTGAAAAACCTGCGCCAGGCCTTGTGGCCGGGGCTGGCCCTGGCCCTTGGCGCGATCTCGGACCGGCCGCCGGAACCGGTGGGCGACGGCATCGCCCGCGGACCGGGCGGGCTGGATTTCGCCCCGGGACTTTCGGACGGGCAGGCCTTCGACAGGCTCTTTCCGCTTTTCGGCACGGCCGTGCGCACGGAATCGGCCATCTCCTTTTCGGCCATCCGCAGGATCGGGGGGCTGGCCGAGGCCCATGGGGGGCGGCTTCAAAGCGATGGGGCGGCCCTGTCGTCGCTGGTGGGCATCCTGGCCGCCGACGCCTCGGGACAGACCGCCGAGGCCGTCTTCGAGTCCGGGGTTCTCGCGGCCATGCTGCCGGAATTCGGCCGGGTGGCGCATCTGGTGAAATTCGACCTCTACCATGTGCATCCCGTGGGCAGGCACAGCCTGGAGGTCGTCAGGCGACTGGCCGAGGCCGGGGCCGATCCCGAAAACCGGTACCATGAGCTGTTTCGCGGCGTGCTCCATCCGGATCGGTTGATCCTGGGCGCGCTTTTTCACGACATCGGCAAGGGCCTGGGCGGCGGGCACGCCGAAAAGGGCGCGGACATCGCCCGGCAGGCCCTCGAACGCTTCGGCGTGGATGACGCAACCCGGGACGAGGTGGCCTTTCTGGTCCGCGAACACCTGTCTCTGGCGGACACGGCCTGGCGTCGCGACCTTGCGGACCGCGACGTGATCGCCTCCTGCGCCGCCCGGGCCGGCGCCCTCGACCGTCTGAACATGCTCATGCTTCTGACCTACGCCGACGCCCGGGCCACGGGACCATCGGCCTGGACGGACTGGAAGGAAGGCCTGGTGTGGGAGCTTTTTCGCAAGGCGGCCCGCATGCTCGGCCAGGGCGACCTTTTCGACGAGCACGACGCCGGGCGGATGTTGCGGGCCAGGGACAAGGTGCGGGCCGGGGCTGTGGGGATCATGTCCGGGGCCGAGATCGAGGCCTGTCTGGACGCCATGCCCCCGCGCTACCTGATCGCGTTGTCCGTGCCGGACATCCTGCGGCACCTGTCCCTGGTGGTTCGGCTACGCCAGGAGGCCCGGGATTACGCCCGGCGCATGCCCCGGGCACGGCTTCTGTGCTCCGGGGGACCGGCGGTGCTTTCCGCCCGGCCCTCGCCCGGGGGCGCCGGGCACGAGGTCACGGTGGCGGCCGGGGAGAGCCCGGGGCTTTTCGCCGTGTTGGCCGGCGTGTTGGCCCTGCATGACCTGAACATTCTGTCCGCTGACGTGTTTTTGTGGGCCGACGGCACCTCGGTGTACGTGTTTCGGGTGTCGGACCCGCCGGACGCCCTGTATGCCGAGGAGTTGTGGACCAGGGTGGGCGGCGCGGTGCGCTACGCCCTTTTGGGGAAGCTGTCCCTGGAATACCGACTGGCCCGGAAGCGGGAGTCGATCCTGTCCTGCCGGCCGGGGCGGGGGACCCGTTCGGGGGGCGGTCCGGGCGCGGCGTCGGTGCGGGTGGAGAACGAGGCCTCGGCCCTGTATACGCTCATTGAGGTCGCGGCCAGGGACCGTATCGGGCTTTTGTACGACATCGCCCACGCCATGGCCGAATTGCGCCTGGAGGTGCATCTGGCCAAGGCGGACACCATGGGGGACGTCGTTCGCGACGTGTTCTACGTGCGTGGGGCCGACGGCAAAAAGATCGAGGACCCGGAACAGGTCCGGGAGATCAGGGCCGCGCTTTTGCACCGGCTTTTGTGTTGA